A DNA window from Candidatus Paceibacterota bacterium contains the following coding sequences:
- a CDS encoding gamma-glutamyltransferase, with product SVVEFGLSAQEAINKPRFITTAFPAGTYPYNVNNVLQMENGFPSETIENLKSKGHNVTVGTGIFGSANMLVIDKDKEVQIGAESRGSSYGKIKEINN from the coding sequence TCGGTTGTTGAATTTGGACTGTCCGCCCAAGAGGCAATCAACAAACCTCGCTTTATAACCACCGCTTTTCCGGCAGGAACCTATCCGTATAATGTAAACAACGTTCTTCAAATGGAAAACGGCTTTCCTTCTGAAACCATTGAAAATTTAAAGTCAAAGGGGCATAATGTCACAGTTGGCACCGGAATTTTCGGCAGCGCCAATATGCTTGTTATTGATAAAGATAAGGAGGTGCAAATAGGAGCGGAATCGCGAGGCAGCTCTTATGGGAAAATAAAGGAAATAAA